The genomic stretch TTCTCCACCAGGTCGGCGAAGCAGTTGTCCCCCAGCACCAGAGGCTGCCGGTTGCGGCTCTGCGACAGCAGCGACACCGTCCAGTCCCTCCCGTCGGCCGGCTCGAGCGCCCGCCACTGCTCCAGGCAGGCGTCCGACGTGGATTTGGGGCGggcgcggcgggcgggggcggGCGCGGGGGGTGCCGGCGGAGAGGCGGTGTGCGCGCTGGCAGGGCGGGGGGTGCCGCCGCAGCACCGGCGCTTCGTCCTCGCGCCACGTGCCCCCCGACGCCTCCGAGTAGCCCGAGTCGCACTCCAGGCTGCGCACGCTGGCGGGGGGCGAGCGGGCGGCCGGGCCCCCCTGCTCCTCCTCGCCGCAGGCCgaggcgggggcggcggggcgcggggagGGGGTCGCGTTCGGCCGGCCGCGTGCCGGGCATGTGCTCCCGGCGGCAGCGCTGCGGGGAGAGGGCGGCTCAGCGTCGGGCCGGCGGCGGGCGCAGGTCTCGGCTCGCCCGCGGCCCCGGGCTCCGCTTTCCCGCAGCCCCGGCCGGCGTGCGGCGGCATGTCAGAGAGCGCGCGGCGCCCAGCCCGGCCGTGCCTGCGGGAAGTGACACGGGGCCGAGGCACGTAGCAGCCCCGCGCCCCCGCCCCGGCCCCTCACTGCCACGGGGCGCCCCGATCGGTGGGACGGGACGGGGCGACGTCCCCAGGGAGGGCCTTCCGCTCGGGGACGCCGGGTGCCCGTCGGGCCCGCTCGCCCCGGGCCCGCTCGCACCCCGACTGCGCGGGGCTGAGGAGCGGCGAGGGAACGGGGAGCGCTGCCGAGCGGCAGCGGAAGGAGAGCCCCGTCCCCGCGGCCGGGCCGCTCCTCTTTCTTGAATTCCTATTGTCTGAGCCCAAAAGCTGGCTGTTACGTCCGCTTCCCTCTCGCGGAAAGCCGAGCGCGCAGGGCGGCCCGCTCAGCGTCCTGTCCCACCGTCCGCAGCAGCGCCCCGTCCCTTCTCCCCTGTCCCCACGtccctctcccttctccctctccccgGTCCCAGCTGGCGCCGCGCCACCGCCCCGCACCACCCTGTCCCGCGGGAGCCGTGGGACGCTGGGAGGGCGCGGGGCGGGAGGGGCTCCGCGGTTCCCGGTGCCGCTCGGGTCGGGGCCGCGGCTGACAGCTCGCCGCTCGTTCCCCTCCGGCCTCGCGCCCCCCGCCCGCGCCCCGCGTCCCGCGCGCGGTGCTCCCACGCGTGATGTCACCGCGCTGATGTCACtcgcggccccgcgccccgaCACGCCGCGACCCGTCCGTCCTCCCGCACCCCGCGGCACTCACCGGCTCGACGCGGCGCTGCCCGAGGCCGCCGTCCAGACGGGCGCTGTGCatccccggcccggccccgctcccggTGCCGGTGCCGGTGCCGGAgcggccgcggccccgcggAGCAGCGGAGCGCGGCTCAGTCCCGGCCCtgcccgccgcctcccgccgcggCGCCGCCCCGCGTGCCGCAGCCAATGGGACCGCCGTAACGTGAGCTCGGGCCGTACCGGCACCGGCACCGCCCCGCCTCGCCCGCCGCCCCGGGGCCCCGCTCGGCGCGCCCGGACACGACCCGCGGGGCGAGGCGGCCCCGTTACGGGCGCCGGGCTCCGAGCGGGAGGGGAGCGGAGACCCTCCGCCCGCCCGCGCTCCGCCAGCGCCTGTTAATTGCCGGCTATTAGCCGCTCTGGTTTGCTAATGAAGGGTTACAATTAGCCGCCCGATAATTCTGCCGGTTCCCGAGGCGCGGCGTGGATCGGCGGCCGCAACGGGGCCGTGACCTGACCCCCTCCCACCccggggctgggctgggagccgCGGTGACCGGCGTGACGCCGGGCATGGGTGGTGCCCGACTCCCGTGGCAACGCGCTCCAGCTTGTCCCAAACAGCTGCCAAGCCATGGGCACGTACGGACAcctcaccttcctcctcctcctcctccatgcCCCAGGTAGGCACCCTGAGGTTCAACGGCACCCAAAGGAACTAAAAGAAGAGGAACGGGACAACAGGGTGCCCCGGGTGCCCCCGGGTGCCCACCCCAGGATGGGCACGGGGGGTGGCAGCTTCAGAATCTGGGACACATCTGGGGTACCTTGGGGACATCTCCGAGGCACCCTTGGGGCACTGCAGGGACAGCCTGGCAGGCTGCAGTGAcactctgctctttgcagggACCTTTGTAAAGTCAGCAGGTAAGAGCGGCGGGGCCACCCATACCCCCATGGGGACGGGGGACAGGACCCAGTTCCCTGACACAGCCATGCGAGCTGCTGGTGGCAGCGGCCACACGAGGCCAATCCTGGGGTGTCCCACCAGCCCTGCCCGACCTGCCACGCATAGTGACACTGAGTGAGGACGCTGCACCGGGCGCCTGCGTGGCCGAGGTGGCTGCGTCctgcagcaatgccagcagcagccctgacgTCACGCTGCAGCGCGTCGAGTCCGCTGTCCCTGTGGGCTCCAGTGTCACCCCACGCAACGCCGATCCCAGCCACCCCTTCAACCCCGTTGCGATCAGTGCCGATGGTGTGCCTGCTTCCTCATTTAGGGCGGAGGTACGGCtggggggcagggagcagaactGGAACGTGTGGCACCCTGCTGAGCAGCGTGTCCCCACACAGGTGACGCTGCGTGCCGGCGCAGAGCTCGATGCCCACCAGGTGAACTGGTACGCGCTGGTGCTGCGCGCTGCCTGTCCTGGTGAGCAGGAGGTGACGGGGGCAGCTGTTTGTGCGGGTGACATCGGGGCAGGCGCTGCGCTGTGGCTTCCCGTTTGCCAGCGCTGGTGGGGACGTGGTGCGGGTGTCAGCAGGCGTGGCACCCCGTTCGCCCCTGTATGCGGTGCAGGCTCAGCCACAGGGCAGGCTGATGGTGAGTGCCAGCTGTGCCGTGTCCCACAGCCTCCCAAAGGGAGCAGACCCTGGGGACAGCCAGGCGCAGGGATGGAATTCTCATCTCTCCTCTGACAGTTCCAGCTCAGAAATAGCGGCACACCACTCACGCTGACCCATCAGGGCCTGGTGCTGGCGCCTGATGGTGGCTTCAGCCCCAGCAAGGACACCCAGGTGGGCACGAGTCCCCACTCTGACAGCACCGTCATTGCCTCTTTGGCaccacacacagccctgtgtCCTGGTCCCCTCAGGCAGACCCCAGGAGTGCTCAGCTCTCCTCTTGCTGTCCCTACCCCCAGCTCTGTCCCCTTCTGTATCCCATCCCTGCCCCTATTTGCATTCCTGACTTCATCCTCATCCCTGTCCCTGTTCCCATCCCCATGCCAGtctcctcatcctcatccctaCTCTCATTCCTATTCCTAACCCAAGCCCTATTCATGGCCTTCTCCATCCCCAGTCTTTGCCTCTATCCCTGTCCCTATCCTGCCCATTTCCCTCCCCATTCCTATGCCTGTCTCCTCCTTCATTGTTGACCCCACCCCATTTCCATCCTTGCCTCCATCCTATCCCTATCCTCCAACTCCATTGCCATCCCAGTCCTCATTCctgtccccatctccatccccatccctgatGGCAGTGTCACTCCTGGCTGTCTCACAGCCACCCCTGTGCTGCTCGCAGACATTCAGGCTGGAGATAGAGGTGATGGATCGGCATGGGCAGAACTGCAGTGGGGTCGTGACGGTGGAAGTGCTGCCATCGCACCATCCCCGTGTCACCATCCTGTGAGTGAGGCTGGGTGGGTGGTGGGGGTGCTGGTAGCACCAGGCTGTGCCACACTGCCCGCTGTGCCCGCAGTGCTCCGCAGCAGGACGTGGTGGTGCCAGAGGGCATTGGTCCCTTGGTAGTGGTCACGCAGGTCCGTGCCAGCGGGGCCAACATCCGCTACGCCATCCTCGCTCCCACGTCACCAGCGCTCTTCACCATCGATGAAAGTGAGCATGGTGGCAGGGTCCCCGTGGCTGCcctgtccccagccctgtgcttggCTCAAGGCTGTGCCACCTCCTGCAGTGACGGGTGAGATCCGCAGCACGCGTCGGCTGGAGGTGGCCGGtgcacagctcctcatccaggcatACAATGCgctgcagccctctgaccaGGACACCATCGTGCTCAATGTCACCGTGAGGGGGACAGACCAGCGGGCACCATCCTGTGTGCCAGCCCTCTATGTGTATGGTTCAAGGGTTTTGAGGGTGATGCTCCACAGTGCTTGGGAagtggagctgagcagcagccactCCCACACAGGTCCCAGGTGCGTGAGACCTTGTCCCCTGGCAGCACGCTGGTGACACTGAGGTGCACTGACCCTGCTGGCGATGACGGGTCCCTGCATTACACGCTGGAGGGGCCACCAGGCTCTCGTTCCCACTTCCACATGGAGGGGCCACAGCTGAAGGTGTGTGGGGCCAGAGCTGGTGAGCCCCCACTGGGGGAGCAGGGTCCTTCTGGCACCCAGCGGCATGGCAGGCTGTGGCTCTGGGGGATGCCCAGCACTACAGGACACCATGGCTTGGCAGGTCAACACCACTCTGGACTATGACACCGAGGCAATGGCTGCTGTGGGCTTCCAGCTGACGGCCACCATCGTGGTGACAGCCGGGGGACAGCCTCTGAGGAGCAGTGAGTGCCCATATCCCCTGCATCCTGTGCCCTTGTCCCCTTTGCCCTGGGGAAGGTCAAAGTAGAGATGTGCAAAGCTCCCTTTGACCCCCAAATCAACACACAGCGGAGGAAATGCTCCTCTCCTGTGGCCCCAGTGATGCCCAACCCCTAAGGCACCAGTGTGGCACCGTCCCAGTGTCCTTATGGAGCGTGCCCAGTGCAGTGTGGGCCATGGGATGGTGCCAGcgcagctgagctgctgtgtgctgtgcagcccgCATACCCGTGCTTGTGACAGTGATACCCGTCAATGAATTCACACCGGAGTGCCCCAATGGCATCATATTCACCGTGTCAGAGACAGCACCTTTTGGCAGCATCGTGGGGCGCGTGGTTGGCACTGACCGTGACCACCCACCGGACAGCCTCGAGTACAGCCT from Lagopus muta isolate bLagMut1 chromosome 11, bLagMut1 primary, whole genome shotgun sequence encodes the following:
- the INKA1 gene encoding LOW QUALITY PROTEIN: PAK4-inhibitor INKA1 (The sequence of the model RefSeq protein was modified relative to this genomic sequence to represent the inferred CDS: deleted 2 bases in 2 codons), whose amino-acid sequence is MHSARLDGGLGQRRVEPRCRREHMPGTRPAERDPLPAPRRPASACGEEEQGGPAARSPPASVRSLECDSGYSEASGGTWREDEAPVLRRHPPPCQRAHRLSAGTPAPAPARRARPKSTSDACLEQWRALEPADGRDWTVSLLSQSRNRQPLVLGDNCFADLVENWMDLPEVGAEPRRRPPAESSRRLGKPPAFLLSLSGNVRRKLASMARPRAAEGARPGGRDPAKRLSCPLGLGGQPKGACFHQSHSNIAQLATDFHRFTALMNSRSRQPIICNDVIGYI
- the CDHR4 gene encoding LOW QUALITY PROTEIN: cadherin-related family member 4 (The sequence of the model RefSeq protein was modified relative to this genomic sequence to represent the inferred CDS: deleted 1 base in 1 codon); protein product: MGTYGHLTFLLLLLHAPGTFVKSAALPDLPRIVTLSEDAAPGACVAEVAASCSNASSSPDVTLQRVESAVPVGSSVTPRNADPSHPFNPVAISADGVPASSFRAEVTLRAGAELDAHQVNWYALVLRAACPGEQEVTGQLFVRVTSGQALRCGFPFASAGGDVVRVSAGVAPRSPLYAVQAQPQGRLMFQLRNSGTPLTLTHQGLVLAPDGGFSPSKDTQTFRLEIEVMDRHGQNCSGVVTVEVLPSHHPRVTILAPQQDVVVPEGIGPLVVVTQVRASGANIRYAILAPTSPALFTIDEMTGEIRSTRRLEVAGAQLLIQAYNALQPSDQDTIVLNVTVRGTDQRAPSCVPALYVSQVRETLSPGSTLVTLRCTDPAGDDGSLHYTLEGPPGSRSHFHMEGPQLKVNTTLDYDTEAMAAVGFQLTATIVVTAGGQPLRSTRIPVLVTVIPVNEFTPECPNGIIFTVSETAPFGSIVGRVVGTDRDHPPDSLEYSLEGGTGPAQPFSIDARTGEIRVVGPLSPPRRAGYRLTVRLTDTHNDLDPLNRRSRLCDVAVRLQAMPQRAPLCNPEVQELRITAGTGSRQPVTHLVCSGDPEGTTLSYAIVGGNEDGHFRQEGSVLSYIPTGLAEPRTFVLLVEVWGSSGSPRRSTMLALVVHVTPHSTPVPPSTTTLHTTLQKEPLVVRQTELTWLPPAWFVAVLTATSALFLASLCCVAHSVLRSSRNLSKVLLSESSRDAAAQSSAREEERSRPAARSPSLSAPQPFDGRAHDPRERRAPEAACGEEPSERGGAMRAACRLSQLGVSESRGWALLTERCMMP